Proteins from a single region of Flavobacterium sp. YJ01:
- a CDS encoding two-component regulator propeller domain-containing protein, whose product MKNFVLYLFLLLGLSPVTYSQDYPVKFLDISDGLSNNSIITIYQDNEGFMWFGTYDGLNRYDGYNFKVFRNRINDPKSLSFNTIYNVEGDSKNNIWVGGTNGICVYDKKKAIFHPVRYRKSDKKTELLQGIIHQMRSVSDKLVLVASQKLGLLAFQNGSFVGNQVPLKALENKININNYDAVAIQENKEKSGCWIYVRNVGVCGYDYRTKDLKIVFPLSIEVKAMKLATDGNLLLGTDEGLFLLNTKTGSVSDNYFSNKCSVTDVLIDRKGKTWITTDGCGIFYIDQKSKKLLFYNEQLAKSNSVWSLYEDKSGNKWFGSLRGGISMLSDTPKYFKSIRYNSKEPADNFILSFCEDEKKNLLVGTDGAGLKYWNRANNTYSNYGISLSSSFITGIVHDDNNDIWVSTWAGGINRIDKKTNSVKNYSCYNPFTKQIEKNIWFVFKDSKSNIWASATNEGSLYFLDRKTDSFVLFDKSIENLQCMFETSDGKLWAGNYTSLLSIEKNTRKITKKAIGNPIRCIYEDKDKNLWIGTQEGGLLLFDRKTNTFKRLTINDGLPSNTILRLLEDKYGNLWMSTYNGICRYDKKSKTFRNFSINDGLQSNQFSFNAGIKLSSGEFLFGGINGFNIFYPEAIKGFNQKNNVLLTDFYVNNQLIEESKAEVDIDSDKVKDVSLEYDQTTLSLEFVALDYNNSDKINYAYFLEGWDEQWNYVGQTRKANYSRLPEGKYTFKVKTTNFKGGWNKEVSLVSITVLPPWYRTWWAYTLYLAAIGGILFLYLDYNKNKEKLKYKVKIAELESKKEKEIAEKQASMFTYISHEFRTPLSLIINPLKKAVQKEIVENGSSGSDLAIAHRNARRLLSLVDQLLLLRKAENDADSLRLSPINVNNLSNEVYQCFVNQAKEKQISYNLNIPSNEITIIGDYEKVEISLFNLMSNAFKYTPIGGEINLTISENENEVFLEITDSGDGIDKKDIEVIFEKFKQINSKVSVGTGFGIGLYIVKYFVDKHKGSVTCSSETGKGSTFKLAFLKGSNHFENAEITNEKSQRSQLFDELIPDEIEEPTVVNLVSESDFKKTMLTEKRTVLIIDDNAEIRTYLIKLFSANYIVYSAENGEEGLELTKKHMPDLVISDITMEEMDGLELCRKIKEDNALSHIPVILLTASKNPETHLQGINEGADDYITKPFDDDILTARVESLLRNRHNLRAYFLDSITLKENTQKVPVEYQQMLKKCIDIVEANIHKKDFTIRTFALEMGMSHRTLYTKIKIISGQTLNAFIRSLRIRRAAMLMLTEEMNIAQASAEVGFEDPKYFRQQFVKLFGMTPSEYIKKYKSSFNSDLNIIK is encoded by the coding sequence TTGAAGAATTTTGTTTTATATCTATTCTTGCTGCTGGGTTTAAGTCCGGTTACATATTCGCAGGATTATCCTGTAAAATTTCTAGATATATCAGATGGTTTGTCTAACAATTCCATCATTACTATTTATCAGGATAACGAAGGTTTTATGTGGTTTGGAACTTACGATGGTTTAAACCGATATGACGGATATAATTTTAAAGTCTTCCGAAATCGAATCAACGATCCAAAATCATTGTCCTTTAATACAATTTATAATGTTGAGGGAGATTCTAAGAATAATATTTGGGTGGGAGGAACTAACGGAATCTGTGTTTACGATAAGAAAAAAGCAATATTTCACCCGGTTCGTTATAGGAAATCAGATAAAAAAACAGAATTACTTCAGGGCATTATACATCAAATGCGCTCTGTTTCTGATAAACTTGTTTTAGTAGCTTCGCAAAAATTAGGATTATTAGCTTTTCAAAATGGCTCTTTCGTAGGAAATCAAGTTCCGTTAAAAGCATTAGAAAATAAAATCAATATTAATAATTATGATGCTGTTGCCATTCAAGAAAACAAGGAAAAATCTGGATGCTGGATTTATGTTCGAAATGTTGGAGTCTGTGGTTATGATTATAGAACTAAAGATTTAAAAATAGTTTTCCCACTTTCTATAGAAGTAAAAGCAATGAAATTGGCAACTGACGGAAATCTTTTATTAGGAACAGATGAAGGTCTTTTTCTTTTAAATACCAAAACGGGTTCCGTTTCAGATAATTATTTTTCGAATAAATGCAGCGTAACCGATGTTTTAATAGACAGAAAAGGAAAAACTTGGATTACAACTGATGGATGCGGGATTTTTTACATAGATCAAAAAAGTAAAAAGCTTCTTTTTTATAACGAACAGCTGGCAAAAAGCAATTCAGTTTGGAGTCTTTACGAAGATAAATCAGGTAATAAATGGTTTGGTTCGCTTCGTGGCGGAATCAGTATGTTAAGTGATACGCCAAAGTATTTTAAAAGCATTAGATACAATTCAAAAGAACCTGCGGATAATTTTATTTTATCATTTTGTGAAGATGAAAAAAAGAATCTTTTGGTAGGTACAGATGGAGCAGGATTAAAATATTGGAACAGAGCAAATAACACTTATTCGAATTACGGAATTTCGCTTTCAAGCAGTTTTATAACCGGAATAGTCCATGATGACAATAATGATATCTGGGTTTCTACTTGGGCAGGAGGCATTAATCGCATAGACAAAAAAACAAATAGCGTCAAGAATTATTCTTGTTATAATCCTTTTACAAAGCAGATTGAAAAAAATATCTGGTTTGTGTTTAAAGATTCAAAATCAAATATTTGGGCAAGCGCAACAAACGAAGGTTCGTTATATTTTTTAGATAGAAAAACAGACAGTTTTGTGCTTTTTGATAAAAGTATTGAAAATCTGCAATGCATGTTTGAAACTTCAGACGGAAAATTGTGGGCAGGAAATTACACTTCGCTTTTATCTATTGAAAAAAATACTAGAAAAATAACCAAGAAAGCCATCGGAAATCCAATTCGATGCATTTACGAAGATAAAGACAAGAATCTCTGGATTGGAACACAAGAAGGAGGTTTATTATTGTTTGATCGAAAAACGAACACTTTTAAAAGATTAACAATAAATGATGGTTTGCCGTCAAATACTATTTTAAGATTACTCGAAGATAAATACGGAAATTTATGGATGAGTACGTACAACGGAATTTGTCGTTACGATAAAAAAAGCAAAACATTCCGCAATTTCTCTATAAACGACGGACTTCAGAGCAATCAGTTTAGTTTTAATGCCGGAATAAAACTTTCTTCGGGAGAGTTTCTTTTTGGAGGAATTAACGGTTTTAATATTTTTTATCCAGAAGCAATAAAAGGTTTCAATCAGAAGAATAATGTTTTATTGACCGATTTTTACGTCAACAATCAATTAATTGAAGAAAGTAAAGCCGAAGTTGATATTGATTCAGATAAAGTAAAAGATGTGAGTTTAGAATACGATCAAACTACATTATCTCTAGAATTTGTTGCACTTGATTATAATAACTCAGACAAAATTAACTACGCTTATTTTTTAGAAGGCTGGGACGAACAATGGAATTACGTCGGACAAACCCGAAAAGCAAATTACTCGAGACTTCCAGAAGGAAAATATACTTTTAAAGTAAAAACAACCAATTTTAAAGGCGGCTGGAATAAAGAAGTCAGTTTGGTTTCGATAACAGTTTTACCGCCTTGGTACAGAACTTGGTGGGCTTATACTCTTTATTTAGCAGCAATTGGCGGCATTTTATTTTTGTATTTAGATTACAATAAAAATAAAGAAAAACTAAAGTATAAAGTCAAAATTGCCGAACTGGAAAGCAAAAAAGAAAAAGAGATAGCCGAAAAACAGGCGTCAATGTTTACCTATATTTCGCATGAATTTAGAACACCGCTTTCGCTAATTATCAATCCATTAAAAAAAGCGGTTCAGAAAGAAATTGTCGAAAATGGTTCTTCTGGAAGCGATTTGGCAATTGCACACCGAAACGCCAGAAGACTTTTAAGTTTGGTAGATCAATTGCTGTTATTGCGAAAAGCTGAAAATGATGCCGATTCTTTACGATTGTCTCCAATTAATGTAAATAATCTTTCTAATGAAGTGTATCAATGTTTTGTTAATCAGGCAAAAGAAAAACAGATTTCGTATAATTTAAATATTCCATCTAATGAAATCACTATTATTGGAGATTATGAAAAAGTAGAAATTTCGTTATTTAATTTAATGTCAAATGCTTTTAAATACACACCAATTGGAGGCGAAATCAATTTGACAATATCCGAAAATGAAAATGAAGTTTTTCTAGAAATAACCGATAGCGGAGACGGAATTGATAAAAAAGATATTGAGGTTATTTTCGAAAAATTCAAACAGATTAATTCGAAAGTTTCTGTTGGAACAGGTTTCGGAATTGGACTTTATATTGTTAAATATTTTGTTGACAAACACAAAGGTTCTGTAACCTGCAGCAGCGAAACTGGTAAAGGCAGTACTTTTAAATTGGCCTTCTTAAAAGGAAGCAATCATTTTGAAAACGCTGAAATAACAAACGAAAAATCACAGAGAAGCCAATTATTTGACGAATTGATTCCAGACGAAATTGAAGAACCAACAGTTGTCAATTTGGTTTCAGAAAGCGACTTTAAAAAGACAATGTTAACCGAAAAACGCACTGTTTTAATTATTGATGATAATGCAGAGATTCGAACCTATTTAATTAAATTATTTTCGGCAAATTATATAGTTTATAGTGCAGAAAATGGAGAAGAAGGATTAGAATTGACCAAAAAACACATGCCAGATCTCGTTATAAGTGATATTACGATGGAAGAAATGGACGGTTTAGAATTATGTCGAAAAATTAAAGAAGACAATGCTTTATCTCATATTCCAGTTATTTTATTGACAGCTTCTAAAAATCCTGAAACGCATTTGCAGGGAATCAATGAAGGTGCAGACGATTATATTACCAAACCTTTTGATGATGATATTCTAACGGCACGAGTAGAATCTTTATTAAGAAATCGACATAATCTGCGCGCTTATTTCTTAGATAGCATTACGCTAAAAGAAAACACGCAGAAAGTTCCCGTAGAATATCAGCAGATGCTGAAAAAATGTATTGATATCGTTGAAGCTAACATTCATAAAAAAGATTTTACGATTCGAACTTTTGCTCTCGAAATGGGAATGAGCCACAGAACGCTTTACACTAAAATCAAAATTATTTCTGGACAGACTTTAAATGCTTTTATTCGATCATTACGAATTCGAAGAGCTGCCATGTTAATGTTAACTGAAGAAATGAATATTGCGCAAGCAAGTGCCGAAGTTGGTTTTGAAGATCCTAAATATTTCAGACAGCAGTTTGTAAAACTTTTTGGAATGACTCCATCAGAATATATTAAAAAGTATAAAAGTTCCTTCAATTCGGACTTAAATATCATCAAATAG
- a CDS encoding TonB-dependent receptor, with product MKFKYIGFFIALLCTAVSFGQIKIKGTVKDKANVPIPGVNVLVKGTSTSAATDFDGNYVLNVPNKNAQLEFTFVGFTTKVESIGDKTEINVVLEESSQALDEIVVVGYAAVKKSDVTSSISSVKGKELQTMTVGNVTESLQGKVSGVQVTGAGGPGAQPRVLIRGISTLNLNTDPLYVVDGIPMGTSINFLSNNEIESMEVLKDASASAIYGSRASNGVILITTKKGKVGKTRFNFDLSSGMQMMNNPYNMADAETYARIMNTANNNSGYADYLPNPSQYRGKTTDWWKAGIRKASPVTNASFGVAGGSDKHTYAISLNYYNAESIYEVGGWERVTMRIANDFKFSDKFSAGITLNPRYETWGSPNNWADFDKIDPITPIYKPADQLTGLENEYSIYARSPSYVWNPVAAVKRYDDFTNQYNLNTNGYLQYEPIKGLVIRTQASIEVGDKTQSIFRPDFIIDAAHEKAEINSVERRNTTNADWTWQTTATYSRTFAEKHNASFMIGSTMEEYNANDVWGYGEGVPNNSDLMREVSAATKNRNSSGTSWSSSLMSYISRLSYNYDGKYYFTGTFRRDGSSKFMANNKWANFPSASASWRVLNEGFMESAKDVLSDLRFRAGWGKVGNQGLPDAVYQSNIGQGYYVIDGQVVDTSYPSTMANKDIKWETVEDMSFGIDYGFWKNKLSGSIEYYQKKTKDMLFLKQFPTYSGFPGYSTMWTNVGSMKSSGIDLLISFKDKKGDFSYGADLTFTTVDVEMISLSADGERLYGSSNRTLTVKGDEPGYFYGYVADGLFQNQTELNSHTDEHGTKLQPYAQVGDVRFKDINGDGKIDDKDRTKIGSPWADYNIGLNLNFAYKNFDIVANFYSSIGNEIVNQNISDLYNGASLTNKVSGLEQMAWHGEGTSNYIPRLSKDDNNENFTKFSSLYVEDGSFVRMKNLQIGYSFYNKFGLDKLRLSLSGQNLWTWTNYSGVEPEVGAGDPNNGDRVKGSGFGGWNYPVQPTILMGLNVAF from the coding sequence ATGAAATTTAAATATATAGGATTTTTTATTGCCCTTTTGTGTACTGCTGTATCCTTTGGACAAATAAAAATAAAAGGAACTGTAAAGGATAAAGCCAATGTGCCGATTCCGGGAGTAAATGTATTGGTAAAAGGAACTTCAACTTCAGCAGCAACTGATTTTGATGGTAATTATGTGCTTAATGTACCAAATAAAAATGCACAGCTTGAATTTACTTTTGTTGGTTTTACAACCAAAGTAGAGTCAATTGGAGATAAAACAGAAATTAATGTTGTGCTTGAAGAATCTAGCCAGGCATTAGATGAGATAGTTGTAGTAGGTTATGCGGCTGTAAAAAAGAGCGATGTAACGAGTTCAATTTCTTCTGTAAAAGGAAAAGAATTACAGACTATGACTGTTGGTAATGTTACAGAATCATTACAGGGGAAAGTTTCCGGTGTCCAAGTTACGGGGGCTGGAGGACCGGGAGCTCAACCTAGAGTTTTAATTCGTGGTATTTCGACTTTAAACTTAAATACAGATCCGCTTTACGTTGTAGACGGAATCCCGATGGGAACGAGCATCAATTTCTTGAGTAATAATGAAATTGAATCTATGGAGGTTCTGAAAGATGCTTCTGCAAGTGCGATTTATGGTTCTCGAGCTTCAAACGGGGTTATTTTGATTACTACGAAAAAAGGAAAAGTGGGTAAAACAAGATTCAATTTTGATTTGAGTTCGGGTATGCAGATGATGAATAATCCGTACAATATGGCTGATGCAGAAACTTACGCTAGAATCATGAATACGGCTAACAACAATTCTGGTTATGCTGATTATCTGCCAAATCCTTCTCAATACAGAGGGAAAACAACAGATTGGTGGAAAGCAGGAATTAGAAAAGCTTCTCCCGTAACGAATGCTTCTTTTGGTGTAGCAGGCGGTTCAGATAAACATACTTATGCCATTAGTTTAAACTATTATAATGCAGAATCAATTTATGAAGTTGGCGGATGGGAAAGAGTGACGATGAGAATTGCCAATGATTTCAAATTTTCGGATAAATTCTCAGCAGGAATCACTTTAAATCCACGTTACGAGACTTGGGGTTCACCTAACAATTGGGCAGATTTTGATAAAATTGATCCCATTACACCAATTTACAAACCAGCTGATCAATTAACAGGATTAGAAAACGAATACAGTATTTATGCACGTTCTCCTTCTTATGTTTGGAATCCTGTTGCAGCTGTAAAAAGATACGATGATTTTACGAATCAGTACAATTTAAATACAAATGGATATTTACAATACGAACCAATAAAAGGTTTAGTAATTCGTACACAGGCATCTATTGAAGTTGGTGATAAAACACAAAGTATTTTCAGACCAGATTTTATAATTGATGCAGCGCACGAAAAAGCAGAAATTAATAGTGTTGAAAGAAGAAACACTACAAATGCAGACTGGACTTGGCAAACAACAGCAACTTATAGCAGAACTTTTGCCGAAAAACACAACGCTTCTTTTATGATTGGTAGCACTATGGAGGAATACAATGCCAATGATGTTTGGGGTTATGGCGAAGGAGTTCCTAATAATTCTGACTTAATGAGAGAAGTGAGCGCTGCTACAAAAAATCGTAATAGCAGTGGTACTAGCTGGTCAAGTTCATTGATGTCTTATATTTCGCGTCTTTCTTATAACTACGACGGAAAGTACTATTTTACAGGAACGTTTAGACGTGATGGTTCTTCTAAATTTATGGCAAACAATAAATGGGCAAATTTCCCATCGGCCTCTGCTTCATGGAGAGTTTTAAATGAAGGATTTATGGAATCTGCAAAAGATGTTTTAAGCGATCTTAGATTTAGAGCAGGTTGGGGTAAAGTAGGTAATCAAGGTTTGCCTGATGCGGTTTATCAATCAAATATCGGACAAGGATATTATGTGATTGATGGTCAGGTGGTAGATACTTCTTATCCATCGACTATGGCAAATAAGGATATTAAATGGGAAACTGTAGAAGATATGAGTTTTGGTATCGATTATGGATTTTGGAAAAACAAATTGTCTGGATCTATAGAATATTACCAAAAGAAAACAAAAGATATGTTGTTCTTAAAACAATTTCCAACTTATAGCGGATTTCCTGGATATTCAACTATGTGGACAAATGTGGGTTCGATGAAATCAAGCGGTATCGATTTATTGATTTCATTCAAAGATAAAAAAGGTGATTTCTCTTATGGTGCAGATTTAACTTTTACAACTGTCGATGTAGAAATGATTTCATTATCTGCTGACGGAGAAAGATTATACGGTTCAAGCAATAGAACCTTAACGGTTAAAGGTGATGAACCTGGATATTTTTACGGTTATGTTGCTGATGGTTTGTTCCAAAACCAAACAGAGTTAAATTCTCATACAGATGAACACGGAACTAAATTACAGCCTTATGCACAAGTAGGTGATGTTCGTTTTAAAGATATAAATGGCGACGGAAAAATAGATGACAAAGACAGAACTAAAATTGGTTCTCCTTGGGCAGACTACAATATTGGTTTGAACTTAAACTTTGCTTACAAAAACTTTGACATAGTAGCGAATTTTTATTCAAGTATTGGAAATGAAATCGTTAATCAGAATATTTCAGATTTATATAATGGTGCAAGTTTGACCAACAAGGTAAGTGGATTGGAACAAATGGCTTGGCATGGCGAAGGAACTTCAAACTATATTCCGAGATTATCAAAAGATGATAACAATGAGAACTTTACAAAATTCTCTTCTTTGTATGTAGAAGATGGATCTTTCGTTAGAATGAAAAACCTTCAAATTGGTTATTCCTTCTACAATAAATTTGGTTTAGATAAATTAAGATTATCACTATCAGGACAAAATTTATGGACATGGACAAACTATTCAGGAGTAGAACCTGAAGTTGGGGCAGGAGATCCAAATAATGGAGACAGAGTAAAAGGATCAGGTTTTGGAGGATGGAATTATCCAGTACAGCCAACAATTCTGATGGGACTTAATGTTGCATTTTAA
- a CDS encoding RagB/SusD family nutrient uptake outer membrane protein, with protein sequence MKKIIVSIIAFSLFSASCSDFIEKDQRGTQTLENYFQTVQECENYTNELTQRLLLAKEWWVLTAPRVTNEMATDDAWMGNTGQDNSAHRPCSQYIITPDNMGDMNGIYTAHFYTIQSANVGLERMALSPLTDAQKNQYMGESLFVRAYCYYELVNLFGGVPVYTKSLGTGDLTLSRNTAAEVYTQIETDLKEAAAKLESAPVARNGRINKWAAYALLARVSLFQEKWAEAKTYSNKVITEGPFQLEADFLNIWNVNNHNGIESILEAQSSSVQDRNLGAALPTLSGARGEDKKNFPSNDAADVLDGWGWCMPTSDLENAYLSENDVIRRRSTITKWGEAAYGDEVLNPTHKFSLNDNKSGRICRKYYIPIATRRALDKKDGHLPLNIPLIRLAEMYLTRAEANYHTGGDALADINIIRARVKLDPKTGISGPTLLRQIYKERRLELAFEGLRLFDIRREKDPTTGRPVIESLMGPNGTFVQYNLSSTDPYETTNLRESQDKGINFNPAKNLLWPIPQLEIDLSGGVIKQNPGY encoded by the coding sequence ATGAAAAAAATAATAGTATCAATAATAGCTTTTTCTCTATTTTCGGCATCTTGCAGTGATTTTATAGAAAAAGACCAAAGAGGAACTCAGACTTTAGAAAATTATTTTCAAACAGTACAAGAATGCGAGAATTATACCAATGAATTAACGCAACGTTTACTGTTAGCAAAAGAATGGTGGGTATTAACTGCTCCTAGAGTAACCAACGAAATGGCAACAGATGATGCCTGGATGGGAAATACCGGTCAAGATAATAGTGCACATAGACCTTGTTCGCAGTATATTATTACTCCTGATAATATGGGAGATATGAACGGTATCTACACAGCACATTTTTACACGATTCAATCTGCAAATGTTGGTCTAGAAAGAATGGCACTTTCTCCGCTTACAGATGCCCAAAAAAATCAATATATGGGCGAATCTTTATTTGTCCGTGCATATTGCTATTATGAATTGGTAAATCTTTTTGGAGGAGTTCCGGTTTATACAAAATCTTTAGGAACTGGCGATTTAACGTTATCACGTAATACAGCAGCAGAAGTATATACTCAAATAGAAACCGATCTTAAAGAGGCAGCGGCAAAACTAGAAAGCGCTCCTGTAGCAAGAAATGGTAGAATTAACAAATGGGCGGCTTATGCTTTACTGGCTCGTGTGTCATTGTTCCAAGAAAAATGGGCAGAAGCAAAAACATATTCTAACAAAGTAATTACAGAAGGTCCTTTTCAGTTAGAAGCTGATTTCTTAAATATCTGGAATGTTAACAATCATAACGGAATTGAATCTATTTTAGAAGCGCAATCCTCTTCTGTTCAGGATAGAAACTTAGGTGCAGCGTTGCCAACTTTATCTGGAGCAAGAGGAGAAGACAAAAAGAATTTTCCAAGTAATGATGCAGCCGATGTTTTGGATGGTTGGGGATGGTGTATGCCGACAAGTGATTTAGAAAATGCTTATTTGTCTGAAAATGATGTTATCCGCCGCAGAAGCACCATTACAAAATGGGGAGAAGCAGCTTACGGAGATGAGGTTTTAAATCCGACACATAAATTCAGTTTAAACGATAATAAATCTGGACGTATCTGCCGTAAATATTATATCCCGATTGCGACACGTCGTGCATTAGATAAAAAAGACGGTCACTTGCCATTAAACATTCCGTTGATTCGTTTGGCAGAAATGTATTTAACTAGAGCTGAAGCAAATTATCATACAGGCGGTGATGCTTTAGCAGATATTAATATCATCAGAGCACGTGTAAAATTAGATCCGAAAACAGGAATTTCTGGACCAACCCTTTTAAGACAGATTTACAAAGAACGTCGTTTAGAATTGGCTTTTGAAGGATTGCGTTTATTTGATATTCGCCGAGAAAAAGATCCAACAACTGGAAGACCGGTGATCGAATCTTTGATGGGACCAAACGGAACTTTTGTACAATACAACTTGAGTTCTACAGATCCTTACGAAACCACAAACTTGAGAGAATCTCAGGATAAAGGAATCAATTTTAATCCTGCAAAAAACTTATTGTGGCCAATTCCACAATTAGAAATCGATTTGAGCGGTGGTGTAATTAAACAAAATCCTGGATACTAA
- a CDS encoding glycoside hydrolase — protein MKQYNQNKVGLLCAGLLFASSFFVSCDSEKSENSGSENAVTELNVSLDMNLQTMESFGASDAWQCNFIGKNWPTDKRNKIADLLFSQGLDADGNPKGIGLSLWRFNLGAGSAEQGEASDITDEWRRSECFTSNGVSYDMNKQAGQVWFMKAARERGVDKLLAFANSAPVYLTQNGKAHASIKEFYNLKDGKMTDLADFWTTSLEKLKTEHGLTIDYVSPFNEPQYEWDGSGQEGSPATNANIYSFVNILSPKLQAKNLQAKIVVGEAGAYEPLYKTVSGKESRSNQIDYFFAANSSKNIGNLSNVKRTISGHSYWQAWPLSTLVSSRQEAAARTQSVGGLSLWSSEYCVLESPGTAELPGGAGSGRDLGMSLALWTARIISTDIAIGGVTSWQWWTAISRGDYKDGLIHVDDGASNGAGNADYCKNDGYIRDSKTLWALGNFSFFVKPGMVRVQIPSIDNTSELNNVMVTAYKDVANKKLVVVAVNISKSAKAYKLNLAGGTVTDNKLTPYITSETLSLKKGIAVDVSGFEIPARSIVTYVGTYK, from the coding sequence ATGAAACAGTATAATCAAAATAAAGTAGGTCTGCTATGTGCAGGCTTACTTTTCGCAAGTTCTTTTTTTGTAAGCTGTGATTCTGAAAAATCTGAAAATTCAGGTTCAGAAAATGCTGTAACAGAATTAAATGTAAGTTTAGATATGAATCTTCAAACTATGGAAAGTTTTGGAGCTTCAGACGCTTGGCAGTGTAATTTTATTGGAAAAAACTGGCCAACTGATAAAAGAAATAAAATAGCCGATTTATTGTTCAGCCAAGGTTTAGATGCTGACGGAAATCCAAAAGGAATCGGATTATCCTTATGGCGTTTTAATCTTGGAGCAGGAAGTGCAGAACAAGGTGAAGCTAGTGATATTACAGATGAATGGAGAAGATCGGAATGTTTTACCAGCAATGGAGTTTCGTATGATATGAACAAACAAGCGGGACAGGTTTGGTTTATGAAAGCGGCAAGAGAACGCGGTGTTGATAAACTTTTGGCTTTTGCAAACAGTGCTCCGGTTTATTTAACCCAAAACGGAAAAGCGCATGCTTCTATCAAAGAATTTTATAATTTGAAAGATGGAAAAATGACTGATTTAGCTGACTTTTGGACTACATCTTTAGAAAAATTAAAAACAGAACACGGCTTAACTATCGATTATGTAAGTCCGTTTAACGAACCTCAATATGAATGGGACGGATCTGGGCAAGAAGGTTCTCCAGCAACTAATGCAAACATTTACAGTTTCGTCAACATTTTATCTCCAAAACTGCAAGCCAAAAATTTACAAGCTAAAATTGTTGTAGGAGAAGCTGGAGCTTATGAACCGCTTTATAAAACAGTTTCTGGAAAAGAAAGCAGATCAAACCAGATTGATTATTTCTTTGCTGCTAATTCTTCTAAAAATATCGGAAATTTAAGCAATGTAAAAAGAACTATTTCCGGACATAGTTACTGGCAAGCTTGGCCGTTAAGCACTTTGGTTTCATCAAGACAAGAAGCAGCTGCGAGAACACAATCTGTTGGCGGATTAAGTCTTTGGTCATCGGAATATTGTGTTTTAGAAAGTCCGGGAACTGCAGAACTTCCGGGTGGAGCAGGTTCAGGAAGAGATTTAGGAATGTCATTGGCACTTTGGACAGCTCGTATTATTAGTACAGATATTGCCATTGGAGGCGTAACTTCTTGGCAATGGTGGACAGCAATTAGCCGTGGCGATTACAAAGATGGATTAATTCATGTGGATGATGGAGCAAGCAACGGCGCAGGAAATGCAGATTATTGTAAAAATGATGGATATATTAGAGATTCAAAAACACTTTGGGCTTTAGGAAACTTTTCATTTTTCGTAAAACCTGGAATGGTTCGAGTTCAAATTCCAAGCATTGACAATACCTCAGAATTAAATAATGTTATGGTTACAGCGTATAAAGATGTAGCAAATAAAAAGTTAGTTGTGGTTGCAGTTAACATCAGCAAATCAGCGAAAGCTTATAAATTGAATCTTGCTGGCGGAACAGTAACTGATAATAAATTAACACCTTACATAACTTCTGAAACACTGAGTTTGAAAAAAGGAATAGCGGTTGATGTTTCTGGTTTTGAAATTCCAGCGAGATCTATAGTAACCTACGTAGGGACGTATAAATAA